One genomic segment of Catalinimonas alkaloidigena includes these proteins:
- a CDS encoding PQQ-binding-like beta-propeller repeat protein has product MIQLKRPSTKLFFLIIIICVFCLACQYHHTPYQNWEVYRGDHESSSYSSLEQINQKNVNQLQPAWTFSPKDAPEGTRFGKYECNPIVVGGLMYATSVRHYVYAIDAVSGEKVWTFDPFDGERGGGLKRGVTYWEDGEDKRILFTAGNELFALDALSGKLITSFGDEGRVNLNFEEHRGEEAWVVPTSPGIIYEDLIILGSEVSEVYGAAPGHIRAYNMRHGKLEWTFHTIPQPGETGYDTWPEDAWTYTGGANNWGGMSLDQERGMVFVPLGSPTYDFYGANRKGKNLFGNCIVALKAETGDLVWYFQTVHHDLWDYDLPAPPNLVSITRDGKKIDALAQTTKTGFLFVLDRETGEPLFPVEERPVPPSYVAGEEAWPTQPFPLKPAPYAKQELSANDLANFSAEMHDSLTTMFEHYRFEGIYTPPDPQGTLLMPGTRGGSEWGGAAYDPSTSILYVNSNESPEIAKVQDVGQNPESQNQTVYETGQSLYQNYCTSCHGENRQGKTPGTPSLLGLKERMGREEVISKIKLGSGRMPAFGELIKGREEEIIAFLFDIQKDKKIEAIVEDHDSTANYMNVTAYSYFKAPDGSPAIKPPWGTLNAIDLNSGEYVWKIPLGNFPEWQREGEPPTGTDNWGGAVVTAGGLVFIAATRDNKFRAFNKENGELLWEYTLPGGGYATPATYMLDGKQYIALSVTGGREEPSGYILAFALPD; this is encoded by the coding sequence ATGATTCAATTAAAACGACCTTCAACAAAGCTCTTTTTTCTCATTATCATTATCTGTGTTTTTTGTCTTGCCTGTCAATACCATCATACACCCTATCAAAATTGGGAAGTTTATCGTGGTGATCATGAAAGCAGTAGCTATTCCTCGCTTGAACAGATCAATCAGAAAAATGTAAACCAACTGCAACCCGCCTGGACCTTTAGTCCGAAAGACGCACCGGAGGGAACAAGGTTTGGCAAGTATGAATGTAATCCCATTGTGGTCGGAGGGCTCATGTACGCTACCTCAGTCCGCCATTATGTCTATGCAATTGATGCAGTCTCCGGAGAGAAAGTCTGGACTTTTGATCCCTTTGATGGCGAACGGGGCGGGGGGCTGAAACGGGGAGTTACTTACTGGGAAGATGGAGAGGATAAACGTATATTGTTCACCGCGGGTAACGAGCTTTTTGCGCTTGATGCGCTCAGTGGAAAACTTATTACAAGTTTCGGTGATGAGGGTAGGGTCAATCTTAACTTTGAAGAGCATCGTGGAGAAGAGGCCTGGGTGGTTCCCACTTCTCCGGGCATTATCTACGAAGATCTTATCATTTTAGGTTCTGAAGTGTCTGAAGTATATGGTGCGGCTCCCGGGCATATCAGGGCTTACAATATGCGGCATGGTAAGCTGGAATGGACCTTTCATACAATCCCACAGCCGGGAGAGACAGGGTATGATACCTGGCCGGAAGATGCATGGACCTATACCGGAGGCGCCAATAACTGGGGCGGCATGAGCCTGGATCAGGAAAGAGGAATGGTGTTCGTTCCACTGGGATCGCCTACTTATGATTTTTATGGGGCTAATCGGAAAGGTAAGAACCTCTTTGGTAACTGCATAGTAGCACTTAAAGCTGAAACAGGTGATTTGGTCTGGTACTTTCAGACGGTACACCATGACCTCTGGGATTATGACCTGCCCGCTCCCCCTAACCTTGTGAGCATTACACGGGATGGTAAAAAAATTGATGCACTTGCTCAGACTACCAAGACCGGTTTTCTGTTTGTGCTGGACCGTGAAACAGGTGAACCCCTGTTTCCGGTAGAAGAAAGACCGGTCCCTCCTTCATATGTAGCTGGTGAAGAAGCCTGGCCAACCCAACCTTTTCCGCTGAAACCCGCACCCTATGCGAAGCAAGAATTATCAGCGAACGATCTGGCGAATTTCTCAGCGGAAATGCATGATAGTCTGACGACTATGTTTGAGCATTATCGTTTTGAAGGCATCTATACGCCACCCGATCCACAGGGAACATTACTGATGCCGGGTACACGTGGGGGCTCAGAATGGGGAGGTGCTGCTTATGATCCTAGCACATCAATTTTGTATGTCAATAGCAATGAATCTCCTGAGATTGCAAAAGTTCAGGATGTTGGCCAGAATCCAGAAAGTCAAAACCAGACAGTTTATGAAACTGGTCAAAGTCTCTATCAGAATTATTGTACAAGCTGTCATGGAGAAAACCGGCAGGGAAAAACCCCTGGTACTCCATCTTTGCTAGGACTCAAAGAAAGAATGGGCAGAGAAGAAGTAATTAGTAAGATTAAGTTAGGCAGTGGTAGAATGCCTGCTTTCGGAGAACTCATCAAAGGTAGAGAAGAAGAAATCATCGCTTTTTTATTTGACATACAAAAAGATAAAAAGATAGAAGCGATAGTGGAAGACCATGATTCAACTGCCAATTATATGAACGTAACCGCATATAGCTATTTTAAAGCTCCTGATGGTAGTCCGGCGATCAAACCACCCTGGGGTACCCTCAATGCCATTGACCTTAATAGCGGAGAATATGTATGGAAAATTCCTCTGGGAAACTTTCCTGAATGGCAGAGAGAAGGTGAACCACCCACGGGTACCGATAACTGGGGTGGGGCAGTGGTAACGGCAGGAGGACTGGTTTTTATTGCCGCTACGCGCGATAATAAATTCCGGGCTTTCAACAAAGAGAATGGGGAGCTACTCTGGGAATATACTTTGCCCGGAGGGGGCTATGCCACACCGGCAACTTATATGCTGGATGGAAAACAATACATTGCTCTTTCAGTAACGGGCGGCAGAGAAGAACCCAGCGGTTACATTCTCGCCTTTGCGCTTCCCGACTGA
- a CDS encoding ISAs1 family transposase, whose translation MNWQKFFDSVPDFRINRRKKHQLVDILVIALCAIVSGADDFEEIEAYGKRKESFLKGFLDLPNGIPSHDTFNRVFKYMDKNAFGECLYSWSKELLRFIYSHITQINVDGKVLRGTAKAGFKKSGICIISAWVAEQHLVLGQEKVDTKSNEKMAIPELLKSLALEGCLVSSDAAGCQVKNADLIVEKGGDYLIAIKKDHKHIYEQITDWMDRRKIYLPVDEWVDFGSGRIERRNCYVESNLKLLDDLSAWKHLKSIVMIEAHREKNGKTTLEKRFYLSSLKASTKEFNQLVRNHWSIENQLHWKLDVIFREDSSRTKSGNAAENLTTARKLALQLLHQIKDKESIKNRRKIAGWDDHYLIRILQRLNQN comes from the coding sequence ATGAATTGGCAAAAGTTTTTTGATAGTGTGCCTGATTTCAGGATAAATCGGCGTAAGAAGCACCAATTGGTGGATATTTTAGTGATAGCCTTATGTGCTATTGTAAGCGGGGCTGACGATTTTGAAGAGATTGAGGCTTATGGGAAACGTAAGGAGTCATTCTTAAAGGGGTTTTTAGATTTACCCAATGGTATTCCATCTCATGACACTTTTAATCGGGTGTTCAAATACATGGACAAAAATGCCTTTGGTGAATGTTTGTATAGTTGGTCTAAAGAATTGTTGAGGTTTATTTACAGTCATATCACCCAAATAAATGTGGATGGTAAAGTGCTCCGAGGTACGGCCAAGGCAGGGTTCAAGAAAAGTGGCATCTGTATTATTAGTGCTTGGGTGGCTGAACAGCATCTGGTTCTAGGACAAGAGAAGGTAGATACTAAAAGTAATGAAAAAATGGCTATTCCCGAACTGTTGAAGTCCTTAGCTCTGGAAGGCTGTTTAGTGAGTAGTGATGCGGCAGGCTGTCAAGTAAAGAATGCCGACCTGATTGTTGAAAAGGGTGGAGATTATTTGATAGCCATCAAAAAAGATCATAAGCATATTTATGAGCAGATCACAGATTGGATGGATAGAAGAAAGATATATTTGCCAGTGGATGAGTGGGTAGATTTTGGCAGTGGCAGGATAGAGCGCAGAAACTGCTATGTTGAATCTAACCTTAAATTACTTGATGACTTGTCAGCATGGAAGCACCTAAAGTCAATCGTAATGATAGAAGCCCACAGAGAAAAAAATGGCAAAACGACCTTAGAGAAACGTTTCTATTTGAGTAGCCTGAAAGCCTCTACTAAAGAGTTTAACCAATTAGTCAGAAATCACTGGAGTATCGAAAACCAGCTTCATTGGAAGTTAGATGTTATCTTCCGAGAGGACAGTAGCAGAACTAAATCGGGGAATGCGGCCGAAAATTTGACTACCGCCCGTAAGCTAGCCTTGCAACTTCTCCATCAGATCAAAGATAAAGAAAGTATTAAGAACAGAAGGAAAATAGCAGGGTGGGATGACCATTACCTAATTCGAATCCTCCAGAGATTAAATCAAAATTAA